A section of the Amycolatopsis sp. AA4 genome encodes:
- a CDS encoding TetR/AcrR family transcriptional regulator C-terminal domain-containing protein yields MNTTTRRGRPRKGDARLSREAILTAALEVVDADGAAAVSMRTVAQRLGVDAKSLYHHIDGKEALLDAVAGHVLGGIDLPEPTGRPEEDLRAIAQSFRKATRAHPQAAALVLTRQLPSIAALAPVEAVLSVLRKAGASPEEAVHLLRSLLAVVVGSLLREAGAGPAFGVTDEAGIAHRRAELEQTELPAVVESAPHLARCDHEAEFSFAVELAVAATMQRLTAPRR; encoded by the coding sequence GTGAACACCACGACCCGCCGGGGACGCCCGCGCAAGGGAGACGCCAGGCTGTCGCGGGAAGCGATCCTGACGGCCGCGCTGGAAGTAGTCGACGCCGACGGCGCGGCAGCGGTGAGCATGCGGACCGTCGCGCAGCGCCTCGGCGTGGACGCGAAGAGCCTCTATCACCACATCGACGGCAAGGAAGCCTTGCTCGACGCCGTCGCCGGGCACGTCCTCGGCGGGATCGACCTCCCGGAACCGACCGGACGGCCCGAAGAAGACCTCCGCGCGATCGCCCAGTCCTTCCGGAAAGCCACGCGCGCGCACCCGCAGGCCGCCGCGCTGGTCCTGACCAGACAGTTGCCGTCGATCGCCGCCCTCGCCCCGGTCGAGGCAGTGCTTTCGGTGCTGCGCAAGGCAGGCGCGTCGCCCGAAGAGGCGGTCCACCTGCTGCGCTCGCTCCTGGCCGTCGTCGTCGGCTCGCTCCTTCGCGAGGCAGGCGCGGGACCGGCGTTCGGCGTCACCGACGAAGCCGGAATCGCGCACCGCCGCGCGGAATTGGAGCAGACCGAACTTCCCGCCGTGGTCGAATCCGCGCCGCATTTGGCGCGGTGCGATCACGAAGCGGAGTTTTCCTTCGCCGTCGAGCTGGCAGTGGCCGCCACGATGCAGCGACTCACTGCTCCCCGCAGGTGA
- a CDS encoding TrpB-like pyridoxal phosphate-dependent enzyme has protein sequence MAERTKYILDEADLPTQWYNVVPDLPEPPPPPLHPGTREPVGPADLAPLFPQALIEQEVSTERYLDIPEEVRDVYRLWRPSPLYRARRLEKALGTPARIYYKYEGVSPVGSHKPNTAVPQAFYNAAEGVTRLTTETGAGQWGSALAFACATFGLSCEVWQVRASYDQKPYRKLMMETFGAQVYPSPSDRTAAGRAILAENPQSTGSLGIAISEAVEQAAADPGARYALGSVLNHVLLHQTVIGEEALRQFELAGDTPDVLVGCTGGGSNFGGLAFPFLREKLAGRLNPVIRAVEPAACPTLTRGRYAYDFGDTAGLTPLLKMHTLGHGFIPDPIHAGGLRYHGMSPLISHIYELGLIEALAIGQQECFAAGVQFARTEGIIPAPEPTHALAACIQEALRCKETGEEKVILTALCGHAHLDLPAYGAYLAGEMVDNELPDAALEESLAALP, from the coding sequence ATGGCAGAACGGACGAAATACATCCTGGACGAGGCCGATCTCCCGACGCAGTGGTACAACGTGGTGCCGGACCTGCCCGAGCCGCCGCCTCCGCCGCTGCACCCGGGAACCCGCGAGCCCGTCGGGCCCGCGGACCTGGCTCCGCTGTTCCCGCAGGCGCTCATCGAGCAGGAAGTCAGCACCGAGCGCTACCTCGACATCCCCGAGGAAGTCCGGGACGTCTACCGGCTCTGGCGTCCGTCCCCGCTCTACCGCGCCCGCCGGCTGGAGAAGGCGCTCGGGACCCCGGCCCGGATCTACTACAAGTACGAGGGCGTCAGCCCGGTCGGCTCGCACAAGCCGAACACCGCTGTGCCGCAGGCGTTCTACAACGCGGCCGAGGGCGTCACGCGGCTCACCACCGAGACCGGCGCCGGGCAGTGGGGCAGCGCGCTAGCATTCGCGTGCGCGACGTTCGGGTTGTCCTGCGAGGTCTGGCAGGTGCGGGCGTCGTACGACCAGAAGCCGTACCGCAAGCTGATGATGGAGACCTTCGGCGCGCAGGTGTACCCGAGTCCATCGGACCGCACTGCCGCCGGCCGGGCGATCCTGGCGGAGAACCCGCAGTCGACGGGCAGCCTCGGGATCGCGATCAGCGAGGCCGTCGAGCAGGCCGCGGCGGACCCGGGCGCGCGGTACGCGCTAGGCAGCGTGCTCAACCACGTGCTGCTGCACCAGACGGTGATCGGCGAGGAAGCGCTGCGGCAGTTCGAACTGGCCGGCGACACTCCCGATGTGCTCGTCGGCTGCACCGGCGGCGGCTCCAACTTCGGCGGGCTGGCTTTCCCGTTCCTGCGGGAAAAACTGGCCGGCCGGCTGAACCCGGTGATCCGCGCGGTCGAACCGGCGGCGTGTCCGACCCTCACCCGCGGCCGCTACGCCTACGACTTCGGCGACACTGCGGGCCTCACGCCGCTGCTGAAAATGCACACGCTCGGCCACGGCTTCATCCCGGACCCGATCCACGCCGGAGGCCTGCGCTACCACGGGATGTCGCCGCTGATCTCGCACATCTACGAACTGGGCCTCATCGAGGCGCTCGCGATCGGCCAGCAGGAATGTTTCGCTGCCGGGGTGCAGTTCGCCCGCACGGAAGGCATCATTCCCGCGCCCGAGCCGACGCACGCGTTGGCCGCGTGCATTCAAGAAGCGTTGCGCTGCAAGGAGACCGGCGAGGAAAAGGTGATCCTGACGGCGCTCTGCGGACACGCGCACCTCGACCTGCCCGCGTACGGCGCGTATCTGGCGGGGGAGATGGTGGACAACGAACTTCCGGACGCGGCGCTGGAGGAATCGTTGGCGGCGCTTCCCTGA
- a CDS encoding YciI family protein: MKQYLLAVQVDEDTLETGEELTAQMARTGKVTDDMKAAGAWVFVGGLRRSHATTVVRPANGGVTMTDGPFAETKEQLGGFWVIQCADLDEALSWADKCAHACGRPIEVRPFAEGPEDAA, from the coding sequence ATGAAGCAGTACCTGCTGGCCGTCCAGGTCGACGAAGACACGCTGGAGACCGGCGAGGAACTGACCGCCCAGATGGCCCGCACCGGCAAGGTCACCGACGACATGAAAGCCGCCGGCGCCTGGGTCTTCGTCGGCGGTTTGCGCCGGTCGCACGCGACCACCGTGGTCCGCCCCGCGAACGGCGGCGTCACGATGACGGACGGCCCGTTCGCCGAAACGAAGGAGCAGCTGGGCGGTTTCTGGGTGATCCAATGCGCGGACCTGGACGAAGCCCTGTCGTGGGCGGACAAATGCGCCCACGCGTGCGGCCGCCCCATCGAAGTACGCCCGTTCGCCGAGGGCCCGGAGGACGCTGCGTGA
- a CDS encoding xanthine dehydrogenase family protein subunit M, whose product MDFLSPSTWAEALAAKSARPDAVPLAGGTDVLVELNFDHRRPPALLDLTRVADLTEWTEKDGRIRLGAGVSYTRIITELGTRLPGLAMASRTVGSPQIRNRGTVGGNLGAASPAGDTHPMLLACNATIEAASVRGTRMIPATEFYQGVKRNALAPDELIAAIHLPVATGPQQFAKVGTRNAMVIAVCSFALDLAPETGWVGAAVGSAAPTPRRATAAEDFLRDALADAWTSRSPLPDPVVRRFGELAASAASPIDDVRGSADYRMHAIAVLARRTLSWAWEDYRKGGQPKCA is encoded by the coding sequence GTGGATTTCCTGAGCCCGTCGACCTGGGCCGAAGCCCTGGCCGCCAAGTCCGCCCGCCCGGACGCCGTCCCGTTGGCGGGCGGCACCGACGTCCTGGTCGAACTCAACTTCGACCACCGCCGCCCGCCTGCCCTGCTCGACCTCACCCGCGTCGCCGACCTGACCGAATGGACGGAGAAGGACGGTCGAATCCGCCTGGGCGCAGGCGTGTCGTACACGCGCATCATCACCGAACTGGGCACCCGCCTCCCCGGCCTGGCGATGGCGAGCCGCACCGTCGGCTCCCCGCAAATCCGCAACCGAGGCACCGTCGGCGGAAACTTAGGAGCGGCTTCGCCCGCCGGTGACACCCACCCCATGCTCCTGGCCTGCAACGCGACCATCGAGGCCGCGTCGGTCCGCGGCACCCGGATGATTCCCGCGACCGAGTTCTACCAAGGCGTCAAACGCAACGCACTGGCTCCGGACGAGCTGATCGCCGCCATCCACCTCCCGGTCGCGACCGGCCCGCAACAGTTCGCGAAAGTCGGGACCCGCAACGCGATGGTCATCGCAGTGTGCTCCTTCGCCCTGGACCTCGCTCCCGAGACGGGTTGGGTAGGCGCGGCAGTCGGTTCGGCCGCCCCGACCCCGCGCCGAGCCACCGCCGCCGAAGACTTCCTCCGCGACGCCCTGGCCGACGCGTGGACCTCCCGCTCCCCGCTGCCGGACCCCGTCGTGCGCCGCTTCGGCGAACTGGCCGCGAGCGCCGCGTCCCCGATCGACGACGTCCGGGGCAGCGCCGACTACCGCATGCACGCGATCGCCGTACTGGCCCGCCGGACGTTGAGCTGGGCCTGGGAAGACTATCGGAAAGGCGGGCAGCCGAAATGCGCCTGA
- a CDS encoding PIG-L family deacetylase, producing the protein MATLVTFHAHPDDEAIMTGGVMRKAADEGHRVVLVVATRGEKGEIPEGLLDDGEQLAERRVKETHAAAEVLGVSRVEFLGYQDSGMMGDPSNDGPDTFWSAPIEEAAERLATILREESADVLTVYDDFGVYGHPDHIQVHRVGVRAAELAGTPRVYQGSANRDQIRRAAEALRAAGEESGPDEEMIIGKPEAELTAEVDVTAYLKAKRAAMRAHRSQISEESFFLALPDDKFGEAFGTEWFIREGQGPGVTETDLVKGL; encoded by the coding sequence ATGGCGACATTGGTGACGTTCCACGCTCATCCCGACGACGAGGCGATCATGACGGGCGGCGTGATGCGCAAGGCGGCCGACGAAGGGCACCGGGTGGTGCTCGTGGTGGCCACGCGCGGAGAAAAGGGAGAGATCCCCGAGGGTCTGCTCGACGACGGCGAACAGCTCGCGGAACGCCGGGTGAAGGAGACGCACGCGGCGGCCGAGGTGCTGGGCGTCTCACGGGTGGAGTTCTTGGGATACCAGGACTCCGGCATGATGGGCGACCCGTCGAACGACGGCCCGGACACGTTCTGGAGCGCGCCGATCGAAGAAGCGGCGGAGCGGCTGGCGACGATCCTGCGCGAGGAGTCGGCCGACGTGCTGACGGTGTACGACGACTTCGGCGTCTACGGCCACCCGGACCACATCCAGGTCCACCGAGTCGGCGTGCGCGCGGCCGAACTCGCGGGCACGCCGCGGGTCTACCAAGGTTCGGCGAACCGCGACCAGATTCGCCGAGCCGCCGAAGCGCTGCGGGCAGCGGGCGAGGAAAGCGGTCCGGACGAGGAGATGATCATCGGCAAACCGGAAGCCGAGTTGACCGCCGAGGTAGACGTCACGGCATACCTGAAGGCGAAGCGGGCGGCGATGCGGGCGCACCGGAGCCAGATCAGCGAGGAGTCGTTCTTCCTGGCCCTGCCGGACGACAAGTTCGGCGAGGCGTTCGGGACGGAATGGTTCATCCGGGAGGGACAGGGACCGGGGGTGACGGAGACGGATCTGGTGAAGGGCCTCTGA
- a CDS encoding (2Fe-2S)-binding protein: protein MRLNLTVNDEPRTVDDVWEGQSLLFVLRDQLGLPGSKNACEQGECGSCTVYLDGTPVCSCLVAAGQAEGREVRTVEGLANGDQLDAVQQSFIDAGAVQCGFCTPGLIVAAHELVHRVAAPTDPEIREALAGNLCRCTGYEKILDAVRLASARVGEGGTAPA from the coding sequence ATGCGCCTGAACCTCACTGTCAATGACGAACCGCGCACCGTCGACGACGTTTGGGAGGGCCAGAGCCTCCTCTTCGTCCTGCGCGACCAACTCGGCCTGCCCGGCTCGAAGAACGCCTGCGAACAAGGCGAATGCGGTTCGTGCACGGTGTATTTGGACGGTACGCCAGTGTGCTCCTGCCTGGTCGCCGCAGGCCAAGCCGAGGGCAGGGAAGTCCGCACCGTAGAAGGCCTAGCGAACGGTGACCAACTGGACGCGGTACAGCAATCCTTCATCGACGCCGGAGCGGTGCAATGCGGCTTCTGCACGCCGGGGTTGATCGTCGCCGCACACGAACTAGTGCACCGCGTGGCCGCCCCCACCGATCCGGAGATCCGGGAGGCTTTGGCAGGAAACCTCTGCCGGTGCACCGGGTACGAGAAAATCCTGGACGCAGTCCGCCTGGCCTCGGCCCGGGTTGGGGAGGGGGGAACGGCTCCCGCGTGA
- a CDS encoding ABC transporter ATP-binding protein, whose amino-acid sequence MSDDAAMGLYGLTKRFGTTLAADDVRLEVPKGSFFGLVGPNGAGKTTSLSMAVGLLRPDSGEARVFGVDVWREPERAKSLIGVLPDGLSIPERLTGRELLTYMGLLRGLAPDTVAERAQELLGVLELTDAERTLVIDYSAGMRKKIGLATALLHGPRLLVLDEPFEAVDPVSASTIRTILQRFVASGGAVVLSSHVMALVEQLCSHVAVITRGRVVAAGAVADVRGEGTLEDAFVHIVGGRTGGAEGLAWLASSSD is encoded by the coding sequence GTGTCCGACGACGCGGCCATGGGGCTTTACGGACTCACCAAACGGTTCGGGACCACGCTGGCGGCAGACGACGTGCGGCTGGAAGTGCCGAAGGGGTCGTTCTTCGGCCTCGTCGGCCCCAACGGAGCCGGGAAAACGACGTCGCTGTCGATGGCGGTCGGGCTGCTCCGGCCGGATTCCGGCGAGGCGCGCGTGTTCGGCGTGGACGTGTGGCGGGAACCGGAACGGGCGAAAAGCCTGATCGGCGTTCTTCCGGACGGATTGTCCATTCCGGAGCGGCTCACCGGGCGGGAACTGCTGACGTACATGGGCCTGCTGCGCGGGCTCGCGCCGGACACGGTCGCCGAACGCGCCCAGGAACTGCTCGGCGTGCTGGAGCTGACGGACGCCGAGCGCACGCTCGTCATCGACTATTCCGCGGGCATGCGCAAGAAGATCGGCCTCGCGACGGCGTTGCTGCACGGGCCGCGGCTGCTGGTGCTGGACGAGCCGTTCGAGGCGGTCGACCCGGTTTCGGCGTCGACGATCCGCACGATCCTGCAGCGGTTCGTCGCCTCCGGCGGGGCGGTGGTGCTGTCGAGCCACGTGATGGCGTTGGTGGAACAGCTGTGCAGCCACGTCGCGGTGATCACGCGCGGACGGGTCGTGGCCGCGGGCGCGGTGGCCGACGTACGGGGCGAAGGCACGCTGGAAGACGCGTTCGTGCACATCGTCGGCGGGCGGACCGGTGGAGCGGAGGGGCTGGCGTGGTTGGCGTCCTCGTCCGACTGA
- a CDS encoding ester cyclase encodes MDPLAIPAPEVLRARQKVVLDHFHDEVRQDWDDVLATFPHPHYEIVPTMTVHDGDAAVRGYYDETRRAFPDQDHEIIALRHSADAVIVEFWLLGTHRGPLGKIPPTGQRFRVRMTAYFLFDADEQLVCERIYFDTLTMLRQLLRAYDVRKPASWPKLVRAVRGLLAMSGDPNPRLSDTSPPAFCR; translated from the coding sequence GTGGACCCGTTGGCCATTCCCGCGCCCGAAGTGCTGCGCGCCCGGCAAAAGGTCGTCCTCGACCACTTCCACGACGAGGTGCGCCAGGACTGGGACGACGTGCTCGCGACGTTCCCGCATCCGCACTACGAGATCGTCCCGACGATGACGGTGCACGACGGCGATGCCGCGGTGCGCGGCTACTACGACGAAACGCGCCGCGCTTTTCCCGATCAAGACCACGAAATCATCGCGCTGCGGCACAGCGCCGATGCGGTAATCGTGGAGTTCTGGCTGCTCGGCACGCATCGCGGCCCGCTCGGGAAGATCCCGCCGACCGGACAGCGGTTCCGCGTCCGGATGACCGCGTATTTCCTCTTCGACGCGGACGAACAGCTGGTGTGCGAACGCATTTACTTCGACACGCTCACCATGCTCCGCCAGCTGCTGCGCGCGTACGACGTCCGGAAACCCGCCTCGTGGCCCAAGCTCGTGCGCGCGGTGCGCGGGCTGCTGGCGATGTCCGGCGATCCGAATCCGCGGCTTTCCGATACCAGTCCGCCCGCTTTTTGTCGGTGA
- a CDS encoding VanW family protein, protein MQYEPRWPETDSDQTDILPVVPPEEPPSPPRRRGLRKAGWISGGVLGVLVVAYLIDLLTSQGRVPRGVVVAGVDVGGLERPVAERELRGKIEPRLTQPLTVTAGDARTKLSPTEAGLGLDWSGTLDQAGDQPINPFTRLASFFGTRELGVVSHVEDAKLDPALENLRGRVDREPKEGAIRFDGTTPVAVPPQAGQKLDVAAARAKVLSGWASGRELKLPVAPTPVRTTAEGVQRALAEFAKPAVSAPVVVKGEGADATLTPEQIAGALTFVPGDGGGLAPQIDPKKVTDALAPQLKSTEQEGKDAAIAFSGGKPVVEPSADGNTVDWEQSLKPLPNTLKQTDSRELKAIYKKTPAKVTTEQADKLGVKEVIGEFTTGGFAADSGTNIRVVAEKVNGAIVKPGETFSLNGFTGPRGRPQGYVEAGVIENGAPAREVGGGISQFATTLYNAAYFSGMKDAGHKEHSYYISRYPAAREATVFQNPNGASVIDLKFTNDSDTGVAIQTIWTPSSITVKLWGTKRYTVESVPGERTNPTPPPTKPGPAENCHASNGAPGFTATDTRILRDASSGREVSRHTRSVRYNPQPKITCGEQ, encoded by the coding sequence GTGCAGTACGAACCGCGCTGGCCGGAAACCGACAGCGACCAGACCGACATCCTGCCGGTCGTGCCGCCGGAGGAGCCTCCGTCCCCGCCGCGCCGGCGCGGCCTGCGCAAGGCGGGCTGGATCAGCGGCGGCGTGCTCGGCGTGCTGGTCGTCGCGTACCTCATCGACCTGCTGACGAGCCAGGGCCGGGTGCCGCGCGGCGTCGTCGTGGCCGGCGTGGACGTCGGCGGGCTGGAGCGGCCGGTCGCCGAACGCGAGCTGCGCGGGAAGATCGAGCCCCGGCTCACGCAGCCGCTCACGGTCACCGCGGGCGACGCACGCACCAAGCTGTCGCCGACCGAGGCCGGGCTGGGACTCGACTGGAGCGGCACCCTCGACCAGGCGGGCGACCAGCCGATCAACCCCTTCACCCGGCTCGCGTCGTTCTTCGGCACGCGGGAACTGGGCGTCGTGTCGCACGTCGAGGACGCGAAGCTCGACCCGGCGCTCGAGAACCTGCGCGGCCGCGTCGACCGGGAGCCGAAGGAAGGCGCGATCCGGTTCGACGGCACCACCCCGGTCGCGGTCCCGCCGCAGGCCGGGCAAAAACTGGACGTCGCGGCGGCGCGCGCGAAGGTGCTGAGCGGCTGGGCTTCGGGCCGCGAGCTGAAGCTTCCGGTCGCGCCGACGCCGGTGCGCACCACCGCGGAAGGCGTGCAGCGCGCGCTCGCCGAGTTCGCCAAGCCCGCGGTGTCCGCGCCGGTCGTCGTCAAGGGCGAAGGCGCGGACGCGACGCTGACGCCGGAGCAGATCGCCGGCGCGCTCACGTTCGTGCCCGGCGACGGCGGCGGCCTCGCCCCGCAGATCGACCCGAAGAAGGTCACCGACGCGCTCGCGCCGCAGCTGAAGTCCACCGAGCAGGAGGGCAAGGACGCGGCGATCGCGTTCTCCGGCGGGAAACCGGTCGTCGAACCGTCCGCGGACGGCAACACGGTCGACTGGGAGCAGAGCCTCAAACCGCTGCCGAACACGCTGAAGCAGACCGACAGCCGCGAGCTGAAGGCGATCTACAAGAAGACGCCCGCGAAGGTCACCACCGAGCAGGCGGACAAGCTAGGCGTCAAGGAAGTCATCGGCGAGTTCACCACCGGCGGGTTCGCGGCCGATTCCGGCACGAACATCCGCGTGGTCGCCGAAAAGGTGAACGGCGCGATCGTGAAGCCGGGAGAAACGTTCAGCCTCAACGGGTTCACCGGGCCGCGCGGCCGTCCGCAGGGGTACGTCGAGGCGGGCGTGATCGAGAACGGCGCGCCCGCCCGCGAGGTCGGCGGCGGCATTTCGCAGTTCGCCACCACGCTGTACAACGCGGCGTACTTCTCCGGGATGAAGGACGCCGGGCACAAGGAGCACAGCTACTACATCAGCCGGTATCCGGCCGCGCGCGAGGCGACGGTGTTCCAGAATCCCAATGGCGCCAGCGTGATCGACCTGAAATTCACGAACGACTCGGACACCGGCGTCGCCATCCAGACCATTTGGACGCCGTCGTCGATCACCGTGAAACTGTGGGGCACCAAGCGGTACACCGTCGAATCGGTTCCCGGCGAACGCACGAATCCGACGCCGCCGCCGACCAAACCGGGTCCGGCGGAGAACTGCCACGCGTCCAACGGCGCGCCCGGTTTCACCGCGACCGACACCCGGATCCTGCGCGACGCCTCGTCAGGCCGGGAAGTTTCGCGGCACACGCGGTCGGTCCGCTACAACCCGCAGCCGAAGATCACCTGCGGGGAGCAGTGA